One genomic segment of candidate division KSB1 bacterium includes these proteins:
- a CDS encoding four helix bundle protein has translation MEKLEAIFDLGERALRFATPIVKYVRTFPRDVAGFEIGGQLIRVGTSPGANYEEADACAGANEFIYKIRTCLKECQKTRCRLLVSKFAFRESGLDTWLRRKISARIKIFKTIITKTITKRKSPNLDC, from the coding sequence ATGGAAAAACTGGAGGCTATATTCGACCTTGGGGAACGAGCCTTGCGCTTTGCCACGCCGATCGTCAAGTATGTCCGGACTTTTCCGAGAGATGTTGCGGGGTTTGAAATTGGCGGGCAGCTTATCCGCGTTGGCACTTCTCCGGGCGCCAATTATGAAGAAGCCGATGCCTGTGCCGGCGCCAATGAATTCATCTACAAAATACGGACCTGCTTGAAAGAGTGTCAGAAAACCCGCTGCCGGTTGCTGGTCTCCAAATTTGCTTTCCGGGAAAGCGGGCTGGACACCTGGCTGCGCAGGAAAATCTCTGCGAGGATCAAAATTTTCAAAACGATTATCACGAAGACCATCACGAAAAGAAAATCCCCCAACCTCGATTGCTGA
- a CDS encoding amino acid permease has translation MNLFRTKNLDQLTHDAEATRMKRSLGAVDLISLGIGAIIGTGIFAIIGTAVAGDTVRPGAGPAIMLSFVLTAIACAFSGLCYAEFASLVPVSGSAYTYAYATLGELVAWIIGWDLIIEYAIGNVAVAIGWAAYFHQMCEGLGLHIPAWLSVDYRSAAQTAAAVAKAGGQVDPSLALNYEAWLNHPTILGIPIIFNFLAVAIVALITWVLVLGAKESAWVNNLMVAIKLAILLFFIYVGAKYVKPEHWSPFMPNGFPGVWTGASLIFFAYIGFDAISTAAEECRNPGRDMPIGIIGSLAICTLLYVAVAAVLTGMMPWDKLGVADPLAEALAYVGSDAAAGLVAFGAVISMTAVLLVFQYGQPRIFFAMSRDGLLPPYFEKIHPKYKTPHKTTIWTGVVVATIAAVANINEIVELTNIGTLFAFVLVCAGVIILRYKDPHRPRVFKTPLVPLVPLLGIASCVYLMAGLPHVTWLRFGVWLLAGLLLYFVYGFWHSQLRGKA, from the coding sequence ATGAACCTGTTCCGCACCAAGAACCTTGATCAGTTGACCCACGACGCCGAGGCCACCCGCATGAAGCGCTCGCTCGGCGCGGTCGATTTGATTTCCCTGGGCATCGGCGCCATCATTGGCACCGGCATCTTTGCCATCATCGGCACGGCCGTCGCGGGCGATACGGTGCGCCCCGGCGCCGGTCCGGCCATCATGTTGTCCTTCGTGCTGACGGCGATTGCCTGTGCCTTCTCGGGTTTGTGTTATGCCGAGTTCGCCTCGCTGGTGCCGGTCTCCGGCAGCGCCTACACATATGCTTATGCCACCCTTGGCGAACTGGTGGCCTGGATCATCGGCTGGGATTTGATCATCGAATACGCCATAGGCAATGTGGCGGTGGCGATCGGCTGGGCGGCGTATTTTCATCAGATGTGCGAGGGCCTCGGTCTGCACATTCCCGCCTGGCTGTCGGTGGATTATCGCTCCGCGGCACAGACGGCCGCGGCCGTTGCCAAAGCCGGCGGGCAGGTCGATCCCAGCCTTGCGCTGAATTACGAAGCCTGGCTCAACCATCCCACCATTTTGGGCATTCCCATCATCTTCAACTTTCTGGCGGTGGCGATCGTGGCACTGATTACCTGGGTGCTGGTGCTGGGCGCAAAGGAATCCGCATGGGTCAACAATCTGATGGTGGCGATCAAGCTCGCGATTCTGCTGTTCTTCATCTATGTGGGCGCCAAGTACGTCAAGCCGGAGCATTGGTCGCCGTTCATGCCCAACGGCTTTCCCGGCGTGTGGACCGGCGCGAGCCTGATCTTTTTTGCCTATATCGGTTTTGATGCCATCTCCACTGCCGCGGAGGAATGCCGCAATCCCGGCCGTGACATGCCCATCGGCATCATCGGTTCGCTGGCAATCTGCACGCTGCTCTATGTGGCGGTGGCGGCGGTTTTGACCGGCATGATGCCGTGGGACAAACTCGGTGTCGCCGATCCGCTCGCGGAGGCGCTGGCCTATGTCGGCTCCGATGCCGCCGCCGGCCTGGTGGCGTTCGGCGCGGTGATTTCCATGACCGCGGTGCTGCTCGTCTTTCAATATGGCCAGCCGCGCATCTTCTTTGCCATGTCGCGCGACGGCCTGCTGCCGCCCTACTTCGAAAAGATCCATCCCAAATACAAAACCCCGCACAAGACCACCATCTGGACCGGCGTGGTGGTCGCAACCATCGCCGCGGTTGCCAACATCAACGAGATCGTGGAGCTCACCAACATCGGCACGCTCTTCGCTTTTGTGCTGGTGTGCGCCGGCGTCATCATTCTGCGTTACAAGGATCCGCACCGGCCGCGCGTTTTCAAAACTCCGCTGGTGCCGCTGGTGCCGTTGCTCGGCATCGCCTCCTGTGTTTACCTGATGGCCGGCCTGCCCCATGTCACCTGGCTTCGTTTCGGCGTGTGGCTGCTGGCCGGCTTGCTGCTGTATTTTGTTTACGGTTTTTGGCACAGCCAACTGCGCGGCAAAGCTTGA
- a CDS encoding amino acid permease yields MQDAPLTAAPPEAKPAELLRALGLREAIAINIGCVIGSGIFLVPATIAGHLNAMGPILLVWVVAGLLTLFGALSLAELSAILPRAGGPYAYLREAFGKVWGVLFSWNDFFINKAASLAAVAIAFTTYLGYLVPALGQSPPFFQPGWTIFGHPFVFGWSQLVAIAVIALVTVINVRGVQFGGWVMNLFTSAKVAALLFLILAVFFSGKGSAANMLPWWPESWSRELTAAFGLAMVSALWAYDGWIDVTLTAGEIKNPTRNVPLALLFSVLAIMVLYVLANIAYALIIPLAEMPASSRIAADVAARAIGPLGALLVVAGIMCSTFGTVNGMVLAGPRSIWVTGQDRVFAPVLGKVHPRFRSPHVAVITIGVWGALLTLSGTYDQLAAYVVFGSWFFYAMAAISVIALRHKLPDAPRPYKAWGYPLVTLLYTLFVGWFLYNTLLNDPRDALIGIGLLLLGLPFYYYWTRQR; encoded by the coding sequence ATGCAAGACGCCCCTCTCACTGCTGCACCACCCGAGGCAAAACCAGCGGAGTTGCTGCGCGCCCTGGGTTTGCGCGAAGCCATCGCCATCAACATCGGCTGCGTGATCGGCTCCGGCATTTTTCTCGTGCCGGCCACCATCGCCGGCCACCTCAACGCCATGGGCCCGATTCTGCTGGTGTGGGTGGTCGCCGGCTTGCTCACGCTCTTCGGCGCCCTGTCCCTCGCCGAGTTGAGTGCCATCCTGCCGCGCGCCGGCGGGCCGTATGCCTATCTGCGCGAAGCCTTCGGCAAAGTGTGGGGGGTTCTGTTTAGCTGGAACGACTTCTTCATCAACAAGGCCGCTTCGCTCGCTGCGGTTGCCATCGCCTTCACCACCTATCTCGGCTATCTGGTTCCCGCCCTCGGTCAAAGCCCGCCGTTCTTTCAACCCGGCTGGACCATCTTTGGCCATCCTTTTGTTTTCGGCTGGAGTCAGCTCGTGGCGATTGCGGTGATTGCGCTGGTGACCGTGATCAATGTGCGCGGCGTGCAATTCGGCGGTTGGGTGATGAACCTCTTCACCTCCGCGAAAGTGGCGGCCCTGCTGTTTTTGATCCTGGCGGTTTTCTTTTCCGGCAAGGGCAGTGCGGCGAACATGCTGCCCTGGTGGCCGGAGAGTTGGAGCCGCGAACTCACGGCCGCCTTCGGCCTGGCGATGGTCTCGGCGTTGTGGGCGTATGACGGCTGGATCGATGTGACGCTCACCGCCGGTGAGATCAAAAACCCGACGCGCAATGTGCCGCTCGCCCTGCTTTTCAGCGTGCTGGCGATCATGGTGCTTTATGTGCTGGCGAATATCGCCTATGCGCTGATCATCCCGCTTGCCGAAATGCCGGCTTCCTCGCGCATCGCCGCGGATGTGGCGGCGCGCGCCATTGGTCCGCTCGGCGCCCTGCTCGTTGTCGCCGGTATCATGTGCTCGACCTTTGGAACGGTCAATGGCATGGTGCTGGCAGGCCCGCGCTCGATTTGGGTCACCGGCCAGGATCGCGTCTTTGCGCCGGTGCTCGGCAAAGTGCATCCGCGCTTCCGTTCGCCGCACGTTGCCGTCATTACCATCGGCGTGTGGGGGGCGTTGCTCACGCTCAGCGGCACCTATGATCAACTTGCCGCCTACGTGGTTTTCGGTTCATGGTTTTTTTATGCCATGGCGGCGATCAGCGTGATTGCGTTGCGCCACAAACTGCCGGACGCGCCCCGGCCCTACAAGGCATGGGGCTATCCCCTGGTGACATTGCTCTACACGCTGTTTGTCGGCTGGTTCCTCTACAACACCCTGCTCAACGATCCGCGCGATGCCCTGATTGGCATCGGACTGCTGCTTCTGGGATTGCCGTTTTACTATTACTGGACACGGCAACGCTAG
- a CDS encoding biopolymer transporter ExbD has product MPTRPPPDDTAMQFYDSKFSFAASTRARSGRRVFINITSLIDVVFMLLMFFFISSTFIEQPGMKLDLPSAKSADLSQVDSYILYLFKDGSLRLNDRELTLETLPAALQPAASQLAQTTLHLFADENVPHGRVVKVMDIARQAGVKKLTIATIPEASGK; this is encoded by the coding sequence GTGCCAACCAGACCGCCGCCGGATGACACCGCCATGCAATTCTACGACAGCAAATTCTCCTTTGCCGCCTCCACCCGCGCGCGCTCGGGCCGGCGGGTGTTCATCAACATCACCTCGTTGATCGATGTCGTGTTCATGCTGCTGATGTTCTTCTTCATCAGCTCGACCTTCATTGAACAGCCGGGCATGAAGCTGGATTTGCCCAGCGCCAAAAGCGCGGACCTCAGCCAGGTCGATTCCTACATTCTTTACCTGTTCAAAGATGGCAGCCTGCGACTGAACGACCGGGAATTGACCCTGGAAACGCTGCCGGCGGCGTTGCAGCCTGCCGCCAGCCAGCTAGCGCAAACCACGCTGCATCTCTTCGCCGACGAAAACGTGCCGCACGGCCGGGTGGTGAAGGTGATGGATATTGCCAGGCAGGCGGGCGTGAAGAAACTGACGATCGCGACCATTCCGGAGGCGAGCGGGAAATGA
- a CDS encoding MotA/TolQ/ExbB proton channel family protein, producing MQTVWQFLQQGGITMIPLGLCSLVGVAVILEKLWSLRRRKVLTPEVVAVIGSISSPQDVDLVLAVCQKHNGPLSNIIRTALEHRTLPHEQMKEIIVDRGRQEVRALERGLVALETVAAVSPLLGLFGTVLGILKIFKVISQMGVGQAAALAGGISEALITTIVGLAIGIPALVVYNYFTKRAEDLVLDIEDQTSALLLKIRAFTPAGGQPRANQTAAG from the coding sequence ATGCAAACGGTTTGGCAGTTTCTGCAACAAGGCGGCATCACCATGATCCCGCTCGGGCTGTGTTCACTGGTCGGGGTGGCGGTGATCCTCGAAAAACTCTGGAGCCTGCGCCGCCGCAAGGTTCTCACGCCCGAGGTGGTCGCGGTGATTGGGAGCATCTCCTCGCCGCAGGACGTCGATTTGGTGCTCGCGGTGTGCCAGAAGCACAACGGCCCGTTGTCCAACATTATTCGCACCGCGCTGGAGCACCGCACGCTGCCGCACGAGCAGATGAAGGAGATCATCGTGGATCGCGGCCGCCAGGAAGTCCGTGCGCTCGAGCGCGGGCTGGTGGCCCTGGAAACAGTGGCGGCGGTTTCGCCCCTGCTCGGGCTGTTTGGCACCGTGCTCGGCATTTTGAAGATCTTCAAAGTGATCAGCCAGATGGGCGTGGGCCAGGCCGCGGCGCTGGCTGGCGGTATATCGGAGGCATTGATCACCACCATCGTGGGGTTGGCAATCGGCATTCCCGCCCTGGTGGTTTACAATTATTTCACCAAGCGCGCCGAGGATTTGGTGCTGGATATCGAAGACCAGACTTCGGCACTGCTGCTGAAAATCCGCGCCTTCACGCCCGCCGGCGGGCAACCGCGTGCCAACCAGACCGCCGCCGGATGA
- a CDS encoding TonB C-terminal domain-containing protein, producing MQALSTSFRNKPVHWALAASLLLHILAFLLTSWAAAAGWIWAAAQKVAAVPAVIELTFDENRLREVVATPSSARREKPAEEAHFASDKNAVAQNPEALENLPLGEAYSKGLLHSPSPASPPRQTVTPPEPAGSDAAAATAPTPAEQSFAFGAASFRREMLTGRKAPLPTAFEGETTAGHDQQVTRAQALGDFSLNTYEWEFAPYMLWLRRRIYENIFPPPAFTHMGLISGRTQLRFRIYPDGSLQTLEVLNFNGHESLMQTSVRAVQLSAPFRKLPENFPEPYLEITAHFEYTVIRP from the coding sequence GTGCAAGCCCTTTCCACATCCTTTCGCAACAAACCGGTGCACTGGGCACTGGCCGCTTCACTGCTGCTGCACATTCTTGCCTTTTTGCTGACGAGCTGGGCGGCCGCCGCCGGATGGATTTGGGCGGCTGCGCAAAAAGTCGCTGCCGTGCCGGCAGTCATCGAACTGACCTTCGATGAAAACCGCCTGCGGGAAGTGGTGGCAACACCGTCCTCCGCCCGGCGCGAAAAGCCGGCCGAGGAGGCCCACTTCGCCTCCGACAAGAATGCCGTGGCCCAAAATCCCGAAGCGCTGGAGAACCTGCCGTTGGGTGAAGCATATTCCAAAGGCTTGCTACACTCACCGAGCCCCGCTTCTCCTCCGCGGCAAACGGTGACACCGCCGGAACCCGCAGGCAGCGATGCCGCGGCAGCCACAGCTCCAACTCCCGCCGAGCAGTCCTTTGCCTTCGGTGCCGCCAGTTTTCGCCGGGAAATGCTGACCGGCAGGAAGGCGCCCCTCCCGACTGCTTTCGAAGGCGAGACCACCGCCGGCCATGATCAGCAGGTCACCCGCGCGCAGGCGCTCGGCGATTTTTCCCTGAACACCTATGAGTGGGAATTTGCACCATATATGCTCTGGCTGCGGCGGCGCATTTATGAAAACATTTTTCCGCCGCCGGCTTTCACCCACATGGGATTGATCAGCGGCAGGACGCAATTGCGCTTCCGCATTTATCCGGACGGCTCGCTGCAAACGCTGGAGGTGCTCAACTTCAACGGTCACGAGTCGCTGATGCAAACCAGCGTGCGCGCGGTGCAGCTTTCCGCGCCCTTTCGCAAGCTGCCGGAGAATTTTCCCGAGCCGTATCTCGAGATCACGGCGCATTTCGAATACACCGTCATCCGGCCGTGA
- a CDS encoding ribonuclease Z, whose amino-acid sequence MTATLAEAPTQETPPAITLTVLGSGTRVLLRERSMAGYALTCADHLLLLDCGDGVLRRGLEAGLPLLTVDAILITHFHLDHIADLPPLLWALHGEGEQRQHRPLQVYGPPGLQNFWKGLAALYGRWIEDIAVPIRVREVSAQAFETGPWQVQALPMNHGVPANGYRLQSGGRVLAYTGDTGPCPEVAELAAAADLLIAECSFPNGRGVANHLTAGEVGAIARSADCRQVLLSHLYPESLAAPVVAQCREFFSGEIKLARDLDRLTL is encoded by the coding sequence ATGACCGCGACGCTGGCGGAAGCCCCGACACAGGAGACCCCACCCGCAATCACGCTGACGGTGCTGGGCTCGGGCACGCGGGTGTTGCTGCGCGAGCGCAGCATGGCGGGCTACGCGCTGACTTGCGCCGATCATCTGCTGCTGCTGGATTGCGGCGATGGCGTGCTGCGCCGCGGCCTGGAGGCCGGCCTGCCGCTGCTCACGGTCGACGCGATTCTGATCACCCATTTTCATCTCGATCACATTGCCGACCTGCCGCCGCTGCTGTGGGCGCTTCATGGCGAGGGCGAACAGCGGCAGCACCGGCCGCTGCAGGTGTATGGCCCGCCGGGGCTGCAGAATTTCTGGAAAGGTTTGGCGGCCTTGTACGGCAGATGGATCGAGGACATTGCCGTTCCCATTCGTGTGCGCGAAGTGTCGGCACAGGCATTTGAAACCGGACCCTGGCAGGTGCAGGCGCTGCCGATGAATCACGGGGTGCCGGCCAATGGCTATCGCCTGCAAAGCGGTGGCCGGGTGCTGGCATACACCGGCGATACCGGCCCCTGCCCGGAGGTTGCGGAATTGGCGGCGGCGGCCGACTTGCTGATTGCCGAATGTTCGTTTCCCAACGGCCGGGGCGTGGCGAATCATTTGACGGCCGGCGAAGTTGGCGCAATTGCGCGCTCGGCCGATTGCCGGCAGGTGCTGCTTTCACATTTGTATCCGGAGAGCCTGGCAGCACCGGTGGTGGCACAATGCCGGGAATTTTTCTCCGGGGAGATCAAACTGGCCCGCGATCTGGATCGTCTAACGCTGTAA
- a CDS encoding divalent-cation tolerance protein CutA yields the protein MENFTDKLVVLVTAANAEEGAKLAKLLVQERLAACVNVLSGVRSFFWWQGKIDEQEEVLLFIKTTRPLLQELIATVQAHHSYQVPEIIALPISAGADNYLRWLAAEVRTQPAD from the coding sequence ATGGAAAATTTCACCGACAAACTGGTGGTGCTGGTCACGGCCGCCAATGCAGAAGAGGGCGCGAAACTGGCAAAGCTGTTGGTGCAGGAACGGCTCGCGGCCTGCGTCAATGTCCTCTCCGGCGTGCGTTCGTTCTTTTGGTGGCAGGGCAAAATCGACGAGCAGGAGGAGGTGTTGTTGTTCATCAAGACCACGCGGCCGCTGCTGCAGGAATTAATCGCCACCGTGCAGGCGCACCATTCCTACCAGGTGCCGGAGATCATCGCCCTGCCCATCAGTGCAGGCGCGGACAACTATCTGCGCTGGCTGGCGGCGGAGGTCAGGACGCAACCGGCGGATTGA
- a CDS encoding BlaI/MecI/CopY family transcriptional regulator has product MRALAVTRMIFLAAMSLSLSAQTIPLSQTLPPDSPHFFSSPADSAAPGSRTALSATAVLRGETPEIRLLRLRRQAFVEQMLGRAAVGVRDSTMAFRVSTTHLPAIGLTAEELARLGSQPDPVEDVIRRDQLGVPALFNLGEVLGQGVKYLAGKAGLGQPQPKPWSVIPTAAEVSVMKVLWQEGTATTAAIYARLDSLSLTVEDLETLLEDLSARGWVTRKLVSPQHEFTVFGLMTFEMSRKNARNREYLYTPLIPRQKMLAYLGATAYARRGRHAPGDELVAAHLRRLMILLTSEGPDGRN; this is encoded by the coding sequence ATGCGCGCACTCGCGGTGACAAGGATGATCTTTCTGGCGGCCATGTCGCTGTCACTCTCCGCACAAACGATACCGCTGTCCCAGACCCTCCCCCCGGATTCTCCTCACTTTTTCTCCTCCCCCGCGGATTCCGCTGCTCCCGGCAGCCGCACGGCTTTGTCCGCCACTGCAGTCTTGCGCGGCGAGACGCCGGAAATACGCTTGCTGCGGCTGCGCCGCCAGGCATTTGTCGAACAGATGTTGGGGCGTGCCGCGGTGGGCGTGAGGGATTCGACCATGGCCTTTCGGGTGTCCACCACCCACCTGCCGGCAATCGGATTGACCGCGGAGGAGCTTGCCCGTTTAGGGTCACAGCCTGATCCGGTCGAGGACGTTATACGCCGCGATCAACTCGGCGTGCCTGCGTTGTTCAATCTCGGCGAGGTATTGGGCCAGGGTGTGAAATATCTCGCCGGCAAAGCCGGTTTGGGGCAGCCGCAACCGAAGCCCTGGAGTGTGATTCCCACGGCTGCCGAGGTCAGTGTCATGAAAGTGTTGTGGCAGGAAGGCACGGCCACGACCGCCGCCATCTATGCCCGGCTTGACAGCCTGTCCCTGACAGTTGAAGACCTCGAAACGCTGCTGGAAGACCTGAGCGCGCGTGGCTGGGTCACGCGCAAGCTGGTTTCGCCGCAACATGAATTCACCGTCTTTGGCCTGATGACATTCGAGATGAGCCGCAAGAACGCCAGAAACCGGGAATACCTCTACACGCCTCTCATTCCTCGTCAGAAAATGCTGGCCTATTTGGGGGCCACGGCCTATGCGCGGCGGGGACGGCATGCGCCCGGCGATGAGCTTGTGGCGGCACATTTGCGCCGGCTCATGATTCTGTTGACAAGCGAAGGGCCGGACGGCAGGAATTGA